From a region of the Helicobacter hepaticus ATCC 51449 genome:
- a CDS encoding sugar 3,4-ketoisomerase has translation MNYKLLSLQTIGDERGKLVSLESLKNLPFAIKRVYYMFDTSPDLPRGFHAHKELEQLVIAIDGACEFVLDDGKNKESVWLNRPDVGLYIGKNMWREMRNFSYGCKLMILASDYYDESEYIRDYAEFLDIIKRV, from the coding sequence ATGAATTATAAACTTCTCTCACTCCAAACCATAGGCGATGAACGCGGCAAATTAGTATCCTTAGAATCTCTTAAAAACTTGCCCTTTGCTATAAAAAGAGTGTATTATATGTTTGATACCTCGCCAGATTTGCCGCGAGGATTCCACGCTCACAAAGAGCTAGAACAACTTGTAATAGCTATAGATGGCGCGTGTGAGTTTGTGCTTGATGATGGAAAAAATAAAGAATCTGTATGGCTTAATCGCCCTGATGTTGGGTTGTATATTGGCAAAAATATGTGGCGAGAAATGCGGAACTTCTCTTATGGGTGTAAACTAATGATACTTGCTAGTGATTATTATGATGAGAGTGAGTATATTAGAGATTATGCAGAGTTTTTAGATATAATAAAAAGGGTATAA
- a CDS encoding radical SAM protein, translating into MKVNHFNSHEKILRYTDKIDYFMNAHKTLVVTELDLTNKCNHRCPGCCGHNENNAELSKEQIDVIIAGLKSLENKGVILSGGGEPTLSPHFSYAIEEIKRAGMNIGCNSNGGLLDEQKCRVIAQNLEYFRISLDAGSVPMYEKIHGMKPHHFAKTLENIEMFARIKTQMDSKISFGIGFLTSQETREDMESFVKLIKDITKRQKGIDFVQFRPFTGDTFDIAPILLELQNKYEEADFKILASYQKYNQMHNAANRGYEKCHGMFFSTCISADFKVWACLHFRQSPAHLLGDLREQSLEEIWRGSRIREVYESIDCKNCPILCRNDNFNKTLDKLQLEVINSEFL; encoded by the coding sequence ATGAAAGTAAATCACTTCAATTCACACGAAAAAATTTTGCGTTATACCGACAAGATTGATTATTTTATGAATGCGCATAAAACACTTGTTGTTACCGAGTTAGATTTGACAAATAAATGCAATCACCGCTGTCCGGGTTGCTGTGGGCATAATGAAAACAATGCAGAGTTAAGCAAGGAGCAAATTGATGTGATTATTGCAGGACTAAAAAGTCTTGAGAATAAGGGCGTGATTCTATCTGGCGGAGGCGAGCCGACTCTAAGCCCACATTTTAGTTATGCGATAGAGGAGATAAAACGCGCAGGAATGAATATCGGGTGCAATTCTAATGGTGGATTGCTTGATGAGCAAAAGTGTCGTGTGATTGCACAGAATTTGGAGTATTTTAGAATCTCCCTTGATGCGGGAAGTGTGCCAATGTATGAGAAAATACACGGAATGAAACCTCATCATTTCGCTAAAACTTTAGAGAATATTGAGATGTTTGCAAGGATAAAAACACAAATGGATTCTAAAATTAGCTTTGGGATAGGATTTTTAACAAGCCAAGAGACGCGAGAGGATATGGAAAGCTTTGTGAAGCTTATAAAAGATATTACCAAAAGACAAAAAGGCATTGATTTTGTGCAGTTTCGCCCATTTACCGGCGATACTTTTGATATTGCCCCAATCCTTTTGGAACTGCAAAATAAATACGAAGAAGCGGATTTTAAAATCCTAGCAAGTTATCAAAAATATAATCAAATGCACAATGCGGCTAATCGTGGCTATGAGAAATGCCACGGAATGTTTTTTAGCACTTGTATCAGTGCGGATTTCAAAGTTTGGGCTTGTTTGCACTTCCGTCAAAGCCCTGCACATTTGCTCGGAGATTTAAGAGAGCAGAGTTTGGAGGAGATTTGGCGAGGAAGCAGGATAAGAGAAGTGTATGAGAGTATTGATTGTAAGAACTGCCCAATTTTATGCCGAAATGATAATTTTAATAAAACTTTAGATAAACTCCAGCTTGAAGTAATTAACAGCGAATTTTTATAG
- the rfbB gene encoding dTDP-glucose 4,6-dehydratase yields the protein MKNLLITGGAGFIGSNFILYFLHKYPQYRLINVDSLTYAGDLRNLQGAENTPNYEFRQGDICDKDFIKELFAHYDIEGVIHFAAESHVDNSIKNPSAFVETNVNGTFNLLHNAYLNWFDAPSRPKTNKEHCIFHHISTDEVFGSLGESGYFSESTPYAPNSPYSASKASSDMLVRSYHHTYGLKTFITNCSNNYGPKQHDEKLIPTIIRNALAGSEIPIYGDGQNIRDWLFVQDHCKAIDKVFHSSYFGQSFNIGGENEQSNIELAQIICEMLDKKCPKERSYKEQITFVQDRAGHDRRYAIDSSKMTRLFGFKPSDFYTNLSQTIDFYIYKYTSIPLAGGGG from the coding sequence ATGAAAAATCTCCTTATCACAGGTGGAGCAGGGTTTATCGGGAGTAATTTTATTCTCTATTTTTTGCATAAATACCCGCAGTATCGCCTTATCAATGTGGATTCTTTAACTTATGCAGGAGATTTGCGCAATCTCCAAGGTGCAGAGAATACGCCAAATTATGAGTTTAGACAAGGCGATATTTGCGATAAAGACTTTATTAAGGAACTTTTTGCGCATTATGATATTGAGGGTGTGATTCATTTTGCCGCAGAATCTCACGTGGATAATTCTATAAAAAATCCAAGTGCCTTTGTAGAAACAAATGTCAATGGCACTTTTAATTTACTGCATAATGCGTATTTAAACTGGTTTGATGCGCCAAGTCGCCCTAAGACAAACAAAGAGCATTGTATTTTTCATCATATTAGCACTGATGAGGTATTTGGCTCATTAGGAGAAAGCGGATATTTTAGTGAATCCACGCCTTATGCACCCAATTCGCCTTATTCTGCTTCCAAAGCTTCAAGCGATATGTTGGTTAGGAGTTATCATCATACCTATGGGTTGAAAACTTTTATCACAAATTGTTCTAACAACTATGGACCAAAGCAGCACGATGAAAAGCTTATTCCTACGATTATCCGTAATGCTTTGGCTGGCAGTGAGATTCCTATTTATGGTGATGGACAAAATATCCGTGATTGGCTTTTTGTGCAAGATCATTGCAAAGCGATTGATAAGGTGTTTCATTCCTCTTATTTTGGGCAGAGTTTTAATATCGGTGGAGAAAATGAGCAAAGCAATATAGAGCTTGCACAAATTATTTGTGAGATGTTGGATAAAAAATGCCCCAAAGAGCGCAGTTACAAAGAGCAAATTACATTTGTCCAAGATAGAGCAGGACACGATAGACGATATGCGATAGATTCTAGTAAAATGACGCGTTTATTTGGGTTCAAACCAAGTGATTTTTATACCAATCTTTCTCAAACAATAGATTTTTATATTTATAAATATACTTCAATTCCTCTTGCGGGGGGGGGGGGTTAA
- the rfbA gene encoding glucose-1-phosphate thymidylyltransferase RfbA translates to MKGIILAGGSGTRLYPTTLMLSKQLLPIYDKPMIYYPLSVLMLAQIREVLIISTPKDTPRFQEIFGNGEWLGMRIEYCVQESPDGLAQGLILAQDFVGSDEIALILGDNVFYGQGFSLMLLEAKEEANKGKATIFSYRVKDPERFGVVEMDTNGAVVSLEEKPCKPKSNLAATGLYFYDNTAIEIAKSLKPSPRGELEITDVNIAYLKAGKLRSQSLGRGFAWLDTGTHDSLVEASSFVQTIELRQGYKIACLEEIAYHNGWIDKGQLLQRAESLSKSGYGQYLRQLLEEK, encoded by the coding sequence ATGAAAGGCATTATATTAGCGGGTGGAAGTGGAACAAGATTGTATCCTACTACTTTGATGCTCTCAAAGCAGCTTTTGCCTATTTATGATAAACCAATGATTTATTACCCGCTCTCTGTGTTAATGCTTGCACAAATTCGTGAGGTTTTAATTATCTCTACCCCCAAAGATACGCCGAGATTCCAAGAGATTTTTGGAAATGGCGAGTGGCTAGGTATGCGGATTGAATACTGCGTGCAAGAATCTCCCGATGGCTTAGCGCAGGGATTAATTCTAGCGCAAGATTTTGTAGGCAGTGATGAAATAGCCTTAATCTTAGGGGATAATGTTTTTTACGGGCAAGGATTCTCGCTAATGCTTTTAGAGGCAAAAGAGGAAGCTAACAAAGGCAAAGCAACTATTTTTTCTTATCGTGTTAAAGACCCAGAACGTTTTGGTGTAGTAGAAATGGACACCAATGGAGCGGTTGTGAGTTTAGAAGAAAAGCCTTGCAAGCCAAAGAGCAATCTTGCTGCCACAGGATTATATTTTTATGATAATACTGCCATAGAGATAGCAAAATCGCTTAAACCAAGCCCACGAGGGGAATTAGAAATTACTGATGTCAATATTGCTTATCTTAAAGCGGGCAAACTTCGTTCTCAAAGTTTAGGGCGCGGCTTCGCGTGGCTTGATACGGGCACGCACGATAGTCTTGTGGAAGCTTCAAGTTTTGTACAAACTATTGAATTAAGACAAGGCTATAAAATCGCGTGTTTAGAGGAAATTGCCTACCACAATGGCTGGATAGATAAAGGGCAGCTTTTACAAAGGGCTGAAAGCTTAAGTAAAAGTGGCTATGGGCAGTATCTTCGCCAACTTTTAGAGGAAAAATAA